A genomic region of Dehalococcoidales bacterium contains the following coding sequences:
- a CDS encoding class I SAM-dependent methyltransferase — protein sequence MRKADYGKIAAFYDRGRSLSEQNMEMWLALVSRYSGAQEGAEVLDLGCGTGRFAIPMAAQLHFRVTGADSSPEMLGRAREKDTAAQVSWDQKDAQKLTYPDASFDAVFMSHLLHHTDSPPSVVAECWRVLRSSGVLLVRYGAIEQIRDDIEHTFIPEVLAIDEARTLSIGTVEGLIKDAGFSDVVSEEVVQQTCETGAARVELVTAKHTSVLTMVSDKAFQEGIRKLTAYVASNPDDPWLLFDRMTLTLGHKRSEG from the coding sequence GTGAGGAAAGCGGACTACGGGAAGATAGCCGCGTTCTACGACAGGGGGCGCTCGCTCTCGGAGCAGAACATGGAGATGTGGCTGGCGCTTGTTTCGAGGTACTCCGGCGCGCAGGAAGGAGCCGAAGTACTCGACCTGGGGTGTGGGACGGGGAGGTTCGCCATCCCGATGGCAGCCCAGCTGCACTTTCGGGTGACCGGGGCGGACTCCTCCCCGGAAATGCTGGGGCGGGCAAGAGAGAAGGACACAGCGGCGCAGGTCAGCTGGGACCAGAAGGACGCCCAGAAGCTGACCTACCCGGATGCGTCATTTGACGCGGTCTTCATGTCCCACCTCCTTCACCACACGGACTCGCCGCCCAGCGTTGTGGCCGAGTGCTGGCGGGTCCTCAGAAGTTCGGGAGTCCTGCTTGTCCGATACGGGGCAATCGAGCAGATACGGGATGATATCGAGCACACCTTCATTCCTGAGGTCCTGGCTATCGACGAAGCAAGGACTCTCAGCATTGGCACAGTAGAGGGACTGATAAAGGATGCCGGTTTTTCAGACGTCGTCTCAGAAGAGGTGGTACAGCAGACCTGCGAGACGGGTGCCGCCCGTGTTGAGCTGGTAACGGCGAAGCATACATCGGTATTGACCATGGTATCTGACAAGGCCTTTCAGGAAGGTATTCGGAAGCTGACTGCGTACGTTGCGAGCAATCCTGATGACCCCTGGCTGCTGTTCGACAGGATGACGTTGACTTTAGGACACAAGCGTAGTGAGGGTTGA